In Rutidosis leptorrhynchoides isolate AG116_Rl617_1_P2 chromosome 2, CSIRO_AGI_Rlap_v1, whole genome shotgun sequence, one genomic interval encodes:
- the LOC139892277 gene encoding external alternative NAD(P)H-ubiquinone oxidoreductase B1, mitochondrial-like — translation MRLASYLNTAFNGFPASSKLLIVFSLSGGGLVAYSESQSNSATNKTEIEQLVKKKKVVVLGTGWASTSFLKDLDISSYDVQVVSPRNYFAFTPLLPSVTCGTVEARSIVEPVRNIIQKKNGEIKFWEAECTKIDAANKKVFCRSAIDANLVGKNDFCLEFDYLVVATGAGVNTFNTPGVMEYCHFLKEVEDAQKIRTSVIDCFEKAILPELTDEERRTNLHFVIVGGGPTGVEFAAELHDFVHEDLVKLYPVVKDLVKITVIQSGDHILNTYDCRISDFAEQKFARDGIDVRTGCRVLSVTDKEVSMKVKSSGENVSIPHGMVVWSTGVSTRPVVKDFMDQIGQGKRKVLATDEWLRVKGCEDVYAIGDCATIDQRRIMEDIGAIFNAADKDKSGTLTVEEFQDIIDDILIRYPQVDLHLIDKKLSRVTDLLNDKKEVDIEGFKLALSQVDLQMKSLPATAQVAAQQGTYLSSCFNKRELAKTLPEGPRRFKSSGRHAFLPFRYKHFGSFAPLGGEQAAAELPGDWVSVGRSTQWLWYSVYASKQVSWRTRVLVVSDWTRRFIFGRDSSRI, via the exons ATGAGGCTTGCTTCCTATCTTAACACAGCTTTCAATGGCTTTCCTGCTTCTTCTAAGCTTCTCATCGTTTTCTCTCTCAG TGGTGGGGGCCTTGTTGCTTACTCAGAATCGCAATCGAACAGTGCCACAAATAAAACAGAAATCGAACAATTAGTAAAAAAGAAAAAAGTAGTTGTCCTTGGAACAGGATGGGCCAGTACTAGTTTTCTCAAGGACTTAGATATTTCATCATACGATGTTCAGGTCGTTTCACCTCGAAATTATTTTGCTTTCACACCATTGTTACCGAGTGTTACTTGTGGAACAGTTGAGGCACGCAGCATCGTTGAGCCAGTTCGTAACATCATACAAAAG AAAAATGGCGAAATTAAGTTTTGGGAAGCAGAATGTACAAAGATTGATGCAGCTAACAAGAAAGTTTTTTGTCGTTCTGCTATTGACGCAAACTTAGTGGGGAAGAATGACTTTTGTCTTGAGTTTGATTATTTGGTAGTTGCAACAGGTGCAGGTGTAAATACCTTTAATACCCCTGGAGTCATGGAGTATTGCCATTTTCTCAAG GAAGTTGAAGATGCACAAAAGATTCGTACAAGTGTAATTGATTGTTTTGAGAAGGCTATTTTGCCAGAGTTAACCGATGAAGAACGAAGAACGAATCTCCATTTCGTAATTGTCGGAGGAGGTCCAACTGGAGTAGAATTTGCAGCCGAGTTACACGACTTTGTCCATGAAGATTTAGTCAAATTATATCCAGTGGTCAAAGATCTGGTTAAAATAACTGTCATTCAATCCGGTGATCATATTTTGAACAC GTATGATTGTAGAATAAGTGATTTTGCTGAACAAAAATTTGCAAGGGACGGTATTGATGTTCGTACTGGATGTCGGGTTTTAAGTGTAACAGATAAAGAAGTTAGCATGAAAGTTAAATCTAGTGGCGAAAATGTTTCTATACCTCATGGAATGGTTGTTTGGTCAACTGGTGTTTCGACTCGACCCGTTGTCAAAGACTTCATGGACCAAATTGGCCag GGAAAAAGGAAGGTTTTAGCGACCGATGAATGGCTAAGAGTAAAGGGATGCGAAGATGTTTATGCAATTGGTGACTGTGCCACTATTGATCAGCGTAGAATCATG GAGGATATTGGTGCTATATTTAATGCAGCTGACAAGGATAAGTCTGGTACACTAACAGTGGAAGAATTTCAAGAtattatcgatgacatactcattcgTTATCCACAAGTCGATCTGCATTTAATAGACAAGAAACTTTCGAGAGTGACTGACCTCTTAAATGACAAAAAAGAAGTCGACATCGAGGGATTCAAGTTGGCTCTTTCACAGGTTGATTTGCAGATGAAAAGTCTCCCTGCAACAGCTCag GTTGCTGCCCAACAAGGGACATATCTATCAAGCTGTTTCAACAAGAGGGAGTTGGCGAAAACTTTACCGGAAGGCCCTCGCAGGTTTAAGAGTTCCGGCCGTCATGCTTTTCTTCCCTTCAG GTATAAGCATTTCGGGTCGTTTGCACCTTTAGGTGGAGAGCAGGCAGCAGCCGAATTGCCAGGAGATTGGGTTTCAGTGGGTCGTAGCACACAGTGGCTGTGGTATTCTGTTTATGCCAG TAAGCAAGTGAGCTGGAGAACGCGGGTCCTAGTCGTATCTGACTGGACGAGGAGATTTATTTTTGGTAGAGACTCAAGTCGAATTTAA